Genomic DNA from Alicyclobacillus fastidiosus:
CGGCGGGATGAGCTACACCGTACGACGATATCCAGAGCGGAACGTCTTTAAGGCGTTGTGGCTGCAGACATTCCATCAGGAACGCAGTGGAGGTGTAGAGCATCCCACCTACGCCCGCGAGCGACTTAACTTCGGCAATCCATGCCAACACCCAGTCCGTAAGTTCTTCAGGGGACATTCCTTGGACATCCGTCCCATATTCCGCATCGATGGCGGGCGGCAAGCCGTCAAATCCCCCGGCGCCCTCTATTGCCTTGACCATTGCCGCAGCTGCAGCTTGCGCCGTCGAGAGCTTGGGGCGAGCAAACTGATACCCACCGCGAATTAAGCCAGCGTTCTTTGTGGCCGCGTAGTTTGCGGCGAACGACGTGTCCGGGGCCAGCCCATAAAGCACACGGCCAATGGCAAACGAATAGCCGCCTTTGGCTAATGCAAGAAAGTCGACTGCTCCCGTGTTAGAGGAATAGTCGACTCCCTTGGCCCAATTCAATTGTGCGGTTTGCAAAAAGGCACCTCCTCAGTGAATGTGCTTTGATATGAGATCTCCGATGAAAGATAGCGTCGCTCCACTTGCCACTGTCACGAACGCTTTTTGTATCCAGCCCAACCCCTTTTTATTGCTGATGGACAGTTCTTTTGCTTCGGTGGCAATCTGCATAGCGGTATCTGCTTTCTTTTCAAGGTCGATCATTTTTGGGCTCATGAGTTGAAGCGCCTCGTGCGTCTGCGTGACCTTGTCGTAAATCTCACGAAGTCCAATGACGACGCCTTCTTGCTGGTCCCCCATCACACCGCCCTCACCTTCGCACACACTTCGATTTGCACATGCTCGTCTAGCGCCAGCGTAGACGGTGTCAATCCATCCACGACTACACCAGCGAGCCCTAGCGCCCACTCGACGTATTTGGAACAGTACCGCCGTCTTTGCTCGTGATACCGTCGCCCGCACCTTTTCAAGGTGAGTATGTAGACGACCAGCCAGAAGATGCCCGTCCAGTCGTACGGCAGACCGTTTTCTTTCGGGAGCGCGCCGAGGAACGCGCGCCTCTGGTTGTCGGTGATCTTGAGATGTCCGATGTCGTAATCTCCGAAATAATCGCCCAGGTTTGCAGGCCCTGACTTGCGGCCGCCCTGGGCTTCGTACACTGTATTGCCACCGACGTACACAGCGACGTGGCAATACAGATGGGCGACTTTTTGCTTCTGCTCGCGTTCGAGCAAGAACTCGCCGAAGGAGATTAGATCTTCGACGGGTCGATCGATGTGCGAGCGAACGAATATCAAATCCCCGCTCTGTAACATTGCGTCACCTCATTTCTGGGCATAAAAAATAGCCCTCTCGGGCTTCGTTGCTTTCTGATTCAGTTACACGAGGTTAGGGATTTCGGCCAAGTCCGCCGCGTAATCATTAAACGCGCTCTCCATGTCGCTCCAATGCCGCGATAAACTCGCGTAATGCAGGTCGTATGTTTGTGTCGCTCCTTGAGCGGGCGCCGGTGCAGCTGTCTTCAGCGTTGTGGGTACCTTCGTGAGTAGATTCGTTTGGATGTCGGTCAGGGCATTCGTCTCGTCCGCATCGAGTGCCACGGTCGGTGTCGTACCCGAGCTCAGCGCCGGAAGCACCTTCCCGAACAGCGTATCCATCAAGAGGCCAAGGTCGGTCGCAATGTCGGCAATGGCCGTAACTGGCGAAGACTGAGCGGTGTAATACGCGAGCAGGAAGTTCTTCGTAGTCGGTGCAATCTTCAGGTTCTGTCCATCCGGCTGATACATCTGCATGGGCGCTGTCGCCGGTTGATTGCCGCCGATGAATGACGTGTTCGTGATGATACCTTGGCCTGTGACAGAGACCGGAATATCCGTAGTGAGCAGGGTTTGATGGACGTCGACGTTGACCGTGGCTGGCGTTGTCACTGTTTGGCCTTGTCCGTTGATCGAGAGAGTCACCTGATGCGCTCCACCATCGCTTGCAGAAAGCGAAATAGCATAGGTTGTCCAGCGCCCATTTGCCGTCGGCGTGCGGTCAATTTGGACTGTGACGGCAGGTACAATCGCACCGTTTTGGATCATGTAGTTTTTGATCTGCGCTTTTGCCGCAGCCGCATTGGGCGTCGTCACGTCGTCTGCGATGAACATCTGTTGACCCGGATCAACCTGTGGATAGGCCGTGGACGCCGTCAGGATGTTGCCATACGTGTCATAGACGAATATTACCTGTGCCATTGTTTATTCCTCCTATGCTAACTGCTGTATTTGAATAGTTCCCGGCGCACCATCGCTTCCCGAATATGGGTTGATACCATTAACCGATGACGTCGTGTTGTAACCTCCCATTCCGCCTGGTGCACCATCAACGTAAAGGCTGCCGCTGTTAGAAAACGCACCTTTA
This window encodes:
- a CDS encoding glycoside hydrolase family 25 protein codes for the protein MQTAQLNWAKGVDYSSNTGAVDFLALAKGGYSFAIGRVLYGLAPDTSFAANYAATKNAGLIRGGYQFARPKLSTAQAAAAAMVKAIEGAGGFDGLPPAIDAEYGTDVQGMSPEELTDWVLAWIAEVKSLAGVGGMLYTSTAFLMECLQPQRLKDVPLWISSYGVAHPADAGPITQYNLWQHTAGLNSQLKVPGIAPYNQIDLNVFAGTIAELKSWCEEVNGVQATPMKVMVNGQTVDAYAIGDQVYLLWKDTGLQDKKVGNVWHFDPQYQVTETKVKVNGSESQAFVVDGDTYVNWAALRNIGDVTDPKINGEFNFTVTPKASK